A single region of the Indicator indicator isolate 239-I01 chromosome 3, UM_Iind_1.1, whole genome shotgun sequence genome encodes:
- the NTF3 gene encoding neurotrophin-3 produces the protein MSILFYVIFLAYLRGIQSTNMDQRSLPEESINSLIIKLIQADILKNKLSRQVVDVKESYPHAAPRADSQQEVDGDANVKSDFQPVISMDTDLLRQQRRYNSPRVLLSDNTPLEPPPLYLTEDYIGNSVVVNRTSRRKRYAEHKSHRGEYSVCDSESLWVTDKSSAIDIRGHQVTVLGEIKTGNSPVKQYFYETRCKEAKPVKNGCRGIDDKHWNSQCKTSQTYVRALTSENNKLVGWRWIRIDTSCVCALSRKTGRT, from the coding sequence ATGTCCATCTTGTTTTATGTGATATTTCTCGCTTATCTTCGTGGCATCCAGTCTACCAACATGGACCAGAGGAGTTTGCCGGAAGAGTCGATAAATTCTCTTATTATTAAGCTGATCCAGGCGGACATTTTGAAGAACAAGCTTTCTAGGCAGGTGGTAGATGTTAAGGAAAGCTACCCACACGCAGCGCCGAGAGCGGACAGCCAGCAAGAGGTGGATGGGGACGCCAATGTGAAATCAGACTTCCAGCCAGTTATCTCAATGGATACAGACCTCCTGAGGCAGCAGAGACGCTACAACTCGCCCCGAGTCCTCCTGAGCGACAACACGCCCCTGGAACCGCCGCCGCTGTACCTCACCGAGGATTACATCGGGAACTCCGTGGTGGTGAACAGAACCTCCCGGCGGAAACGGTACGCGGAGCATAAGAGCCACCGAGGGGAGTATTCCGTTTGTGACAGTGAAAGCTTGTGGGTGACGGACAAATCGTCTGCCATCGACATTCGAGGACACCAGGTGACTGTGCTGGGTGAGATTAAAACGGGCAACTCGCCGGTGAAGCAATACTTTTACGAGACGAGGTGTAAGGAAGCCAAGCCGGTGAAAAACGGCTGCCGGGGCATCGACGACAAGCACTGGAACTCCCAATGCAAGACCTCCCAAACTTACGTTCGAGCACTGACTTCAGAAAACAATAAACTGGTAGGCTGGAGATGGATAAGGATAGACACCTCCTGCGTGTGCGCGCTCTCCAGGAAAACAGGGAGAACATAG